The DNA window CCGCCGGTAGAGAAGCTCGACTGGCTGCCTCACGAAGAGGCCCACGTACGCCAGAACCTCGCCGCCTCCGTCGTCGGCGGCCCCGAGCGGGTGCGCGAGGGACTCAAGCAACTGCTACGCGCCACCGATGCGGACGAGCTGATGATCAACGCCGATTTCTACTCCCTCGAGGATCGGCTGCGCTCCTACGAGATCGTGGCGGAGATCGCCGCCGACGGCTGAGCCGCGCCGAAAGGGAGCCTCGGCTTCCCTTCGGGCTTGCTGCGCTGGACCAACGACGAATCCCGCTGCTTCAACCCGGCAGCCGACCGGCGAAGGCATCGATGCGCTCGGCAAGCAGCCGGGGACACTCCATCGGCAGCAGATGCCCGAAGCCCTCGATCACCTCGAGCTCGCCAACCGCGAGCTGCGGCATCACCAGCTCCCGCTGCATCCCGGGCGGACAGGAGGGGTCCTGCGCGGAGACGATCACCGCTGCGGGCAGGCTGAGCTCGCCGACGCGTTCGGACCAGTCCTCGAGATAGCCGTGCGTCGCCCAGGCCCGCCAAGCGCTGCGCGCTCCACGCATCGCATCCTCGATGGCATGCTCGCGGGTCGAGGTAGAGATCGATGCGACGCGGGCGCCGTCGATGAACCGCTCGGCACCGGCGCGATCGCCCTGGTACTCGAGCTGGAAGCGATTCTCCTGCGCGCTCACCGGCTGCGCCGTCGCGGGCGAAGGTGCGACCAGGTAGAGTCCTTCAAGCCAGTCGGGCGCCCAGTGCGCGACCACCATCGAGACCTTGCCAGTGAACGAGTGGCCGACCAGTACCGCCCGCTCGAGCCCCAGCGCCTCGATCGTCTCGCGGACCCCAGCGGCCATCGTCGCGACGTCCTGGCCACCGAGGTCCGCCGCATCGCCAAAACCCGGCATGTCGAGCGCCACGCAGTGCCAGCGCGCAGCGAGCAGAGGGATCACCTCCTCCCACTCGCGCCGCGAGCTACCGAAGAAGTGCATCAACACCAGGGACGGTGCGTCCGGGCGGCGCTGGCCGTGCTGCTCATGGGGTAGCATGCCTGCCTCCTTGCAAAACGTGGCGATCGACTCACCGGTTCAGTGTAGAAGGCCTTTGCCGCTCATCGACCGCTCTGCGCCAGCCAGCCATCGAGCAAAGCGCCCGCCCGCTCGATCTGCTCCACCGTCGCCGCCGCGTAGCCAAGCACCAGCCCGGACCGCCGCTGACCGCTCAGATGAAGCGGCGAAAGCCCCCGCAGCACGACGTCCTCCCTCGCTCCCCGCCGCTGCAGCTCCTCTTCGTCGATGCCCTTGGGGTGAGTGGCGAGCAGATGCATCCCCGCCTCGCCGGAAGAGAGCTCGAGACCCCGCTCGATCGCCGGCGCCAGCGCCGAACGCAGCGCCGCCTGCCGCTCACGGTAGGCATCGCGACAGCGCCGTATGTGGCGCGTGAAGGCGCCAGTATCGATGAATTCGGCCAATGCCGCCTGCAGCGGATAGTGACTCTCTCTGGCGAGCCGGAAAGAGACGGTACGAAACGTCTCGATCAGCGCCGGCGGCAGCACCAGATAGCCAAGGCCCAGGCCGGGATACATCACTTTGCTGAAGGTGCCGACATAGAGCACCCGTCGCCCATCGCCGAGCCCCTGGAGCGAGGCCAAGGGCTTGGAGCCATAGCGGAATTCGCTGTCGTAGTCATCCTCGATCACCCAAGCGCGGCTGCGCTCGGCCTCGGCGAGCAGCCCCAGGCGCCGTTCGAGACTCAAGGTCACCCCGCAGGGGTACTGGTACGACGGGGTGACGTAGACAAGCGTCGGGCGCCCGGCTCCTCGTGTCGGGTCGAGCCCATCGGCGTCGACCGGGGTAGGAGACAGCCGCAGTCCGGCCGCGAGCAGCGCCGCACGGGCGCCGAGATACCCAGGCTCCTCGAACCACACCAGGTCACCGGGCTCGGCGAGCAGCTGGGCGATCAGCATGAAGGCTTGCTGCGCCCCCTGGGTGATGACGATCTGCTCCGGGGTGCACCGTACCGATCGCGACAGGCGCAGATAGTCGCACAGCACCTCGCGCAGCCGAGGCAGGCCGCCTTGGGTCTGGTAGCCGAGCCACTCTCGCGGCGGGCGCTTGAGTTGACGCGCCTGGATCGCCCGCCAGCTGCTCCAGGGAAAAAGATCGAGAGCAGGCAGGCCGGGAACGAAGGTGGTGCCGCCGTCACGCACGCCGGAGGAGAGCGCCAGCAGCGCCGCGCCGCGTGAGGAGAGCCCCGCGTCACCCCGATCCTCCGGCGCAGGCGCGGCGACAAGGGCGCGCGGCAAAGGATGCTCGAGCCTGGAAACATAGCTCCCGGCGCCACGCCGGCTGCGAATGAACCCCTCGTGAAGAAGCTGGTCGAGCGCGCTGATCACGGTATTTCGCCCCACTCCCAACGCCGCGGCCAAGCGTCGGGATGAAGGAAGCCGAGTGCCGGGCGCGAAGCGCCCAAGCTCGATCTCTTCACGCAGCCGCAGATAGAGCCGACGGTGCAGCGCCTGTGGACTTTCATCCGCCAGCGCCATCGCCAAGGCGTCGCAGATCCATTCCTCGGCGGCGGCGGATGACGACTTAATTGGTTCCATTGAATCAACCATTATTGGCCCTAACACAGGAACCATATTAGTCGATACAGTGATGCCAAGCACCGCCTCTCCTTGCCGACGGAATCATCATGTATCGACCACGCCTCTTCGATGAACGCACTGAGCCGACCCAGCTCGCGATGATGAGCGAATCGCCCTTCGCAACCCTGATCGTCATGCTCGATGGTCGCTGCCATATCGACCACCTGCCGTTACTGGTCGATGCCCTCCCCCAGGGAGGCGTACATGTGGTCGGTCACATCGCCCGCGCCAATCCGCTATGGAAAGCCTGTGGGGACGCACCGGAGGGCACCAGCTGGCCGGCGACGGCGGTGTTCCATGGGCCGCACCACTACATCTCTCCGCGCTGGTACCCGAGCAAAGCGGCCCGAGGCGAAGCGGTGCCGACCTGGAACTACAGCGCGGTCCACCTGCATGGCAGGGTGCGTTTCTTCACTTCGCCCTCCCGCCTGCGGGAGCTACTGGAGGCGCTTTCATCAAGGTTCGAAGCGCCGCTCGCAGGCACCCCGTGGCGTATCGAAGACGCACCCGCTCGCTTCATCGATGCAATGCTCGAGGCGATCGCGGGGTTCGAGTTCGAGCCCGAGCAGATCGAAGCCAAGCGCAAAGCGAGCCAGAACCGGCCTGCCGCGGACCGTCAGGGAGTGCGCGACGGGCTCGCAGGACTCGGGCTGGCACCGAGCGTGATCGAACGCCTGGTCGCCGATCCGAACACCATCAACGACAGTCCATGAGGTCCACATGATCACCCCGCCAGACATTGTTCCAGCCGGCATCGAACACCTCGACGCCTTGGCGCCCCTGCTCGACGGCTACCGCGTGTTCTATGGCCAGCCCAGCGCTCCCGAGGCATGCCGCGAATTCCTGGATGACCGGCTCAGGCGCAAGGACTCGACGATCCTGCTCGCCCGGCGCGCCCAGCAGGCGCTGGGGTTCGCCCAGCTCTACCCGCTGTTCTCCACCGTACAGCTCGGTCCGGCATGGTTGCTCAACGACCTTTACGTGGCTCCTGATGACCGCCGCAGCGGCGTCGGCAGCGCATTGCTCGAAGCCGTCCGGGAATTCGGCGTCGCCCAGGGCGCCGTGCGGATGACGCTTGCCACCTCGGTCGACAATCACCCCGCCAAGAAGCTCTACGAGCGCCACGGCTGGCGCCTGAACAGCACGTTCGA is part of the Halotalea alkalilenta genome and encodes:
- a CDS encoding alpha/beta fold hydrolase; this translates as MLPHEQHGQRRPDAPSLVLMHFFGSSRREWEEVIPLLAARWHCVALDMPGFGDAADLGGQDVATMAAGVRETIEALGLERAVLVGHSFTGKVSMVVAHWAPDWLEGLYLVAPSPATAQPVSAQENRFQLEYQGDRAGAERFIDGARVASISTSTREHAIEDAMRGARSAWRAWATHGYLEDWSERVGELSLPAAVIVSAQDPSCPPGMQRELVMPQLAVGELEVIEGFGHLLPMECPRLLAERIDAFAGRLPG
- the pdxR gene encoding MocR-like pyridoxine biosynthesis transcription factor PdxR, whose product is MEPIKSSSAAAEEWICDALAMALADESPQALHRRLYLRLREEIELGRFAPGTRLPSSRRLAAALGVGRNTVISALDQLLHEGFIRSRRGAGSYVSRLEHPLPRALVAAPAPEDRGDAGLSSRGAALLALSSGVRDGGTTFVPGLPALDLFPWSSWRAIQARQLKRPPREWLGYQTQGGLPRLREVLCDYLRLSRSVRCTPEQIVITQGAQQAFMLIAQLLAEPGDLVWFEEPGYLGARAALLAAGLRLSPTPVDADGLDPTRGAGRPTLVYVTPSYQYPCGVTLSLERRLGLLAEAERSRAWVIEDDYDSEFRYGSKPLASLQGLGDGRRVLYVGTFSKVMYPGLGLGYLVLPPALIETFRTVSFRLARESHYPLQAALAEFIDTGAFTRHIRRCRDAYRERQAALRSALAPAIERGLELSSGEAGMHLLATHPKGIDEEELQRRGAREDVVLRGLSPLHLSGQRRSGLVLGYAAATVEQIERAGALLDGWLAQSGR
- a CDS encoding FMN-binding negative transcriptional regulator, yielding MYRPRLFDERTEPTQLAMMSESPFATLIVMLDGRCHIDHLPLLVDALPQGGVHVVGHIARANPLWKACGDAPEGTSWPATAVFHGPHHYISPRWYPSKAARGEAVPTWNYSAVHLHGRVRFFTSPSRLRELLEALSSRFEAPLAGTPWRIEDAPARFIDAMLEAIAGFEFEPEQIEAKRKASQNRPAADRQGVRDGLAGLGLAPSVIERLVADPNTINDSP
- a CDS encoding GNAT family N-acetyltransferase; the encoded protein is MITPPDIVPAGIEHLDALAPLLDGYRVFYGQPSAPEACREFLDDRLRRKDSTILLARRAQQALGFAQLYPLFSTVQLGPAWLLNDLYVAPDDRRSGVGSALLEAVREFGVAQGAVRMTLATSVDNHPAKKLYERHGWRLNSTFDHYRLDFV